One Leptodactylus fuscus isolate aLepFus1 chromosome 11, aLepFus1.hap2, whole genome shotgun sequence genomic window, TTACCGCTTAGTTCCATAGTCCTTGGGATACATTGGTTTTATTCCATAAACTACATACAAAGTAACATTGTGGTCATTTTGGATATGAATAACATCTTTCTTGTTTTCTCCCTTTTCTTGTAGCGGTCCTCATGGCTATGTCTCTGGCGTCAACCACTTATGGTGCTTTGGTTCTGAACATTTTAGCCATCCAGATCAAATATGATGACTATAAGGTGCGCCTGAGCGTGCCGGCCTTCCTGTGCATCATTATATGGCGGTGTCTGGAGATTGCTACCCGTGTTACCGTCCTGGTGTTGTTCTGTTCAGCCCTCAAGGCCTGGGTGTCGCTGGTGGCATTGGTGAACCTCATTGCCCTCTTCCTTTTACCATGGGTTTACTTTTGGAAGAGCGGATCCAGCCTTCCGGAGAACGTGGAAAAGAATTTTAGTTGTCTCGGCACGGTGATGGTTTTGGGTACAGTCACCTTACTGTACTCGGCTATCAACATGTTTTGTTGGTCAGCCGTCCAGCTCAACTTAAGCGAAAGGGACTTGATAGATCAGTCTCAGAACTGGGGGCGGCTGAGTCTACATTATACCATCCGCCTGCTGGAGAACGCAGCCCTCATTTTACTATGGTATTTTTACAAAGAGGACGGGTttgagtatttttgttcccctttACTTGTGGTACAGCTGTTGGTGGGATACTGCGCCGCCGTCTTATTCATGCTCCTTTTCTACCAGTATTTCCATCCTTGCCGATCTCTCTTTAGCCACAACGTTTCAGACTTTATCACGTGCGTTTGCCTAAGAAGAGCAAGGCCAACTCATATGCGTATCGAAGGAAGAGAGACCGACGTGTGACTTGAAGACTCCTGAAGctagatttttgttttgttttttataatgaAGGGAGAAAAAATGGTGGCGCGCTCCACTTTGCCGCATTCTCACGTCTTATGTTGAAGTTTGATCTTCGTTGTGAAAAAGTATCATCTTACAACAAGCCAAGCCATCACGGCTGTCCGTGCGTTCTGTGGTCACTTGTACATTACTGCTGAATTTAACTTTGGCTTGGACACCATTCGGTCCCATCTTCAGTGCGTGATGTTTAACTtttatacattaaagggattctaccatcaaaactttttttttttgtggataagacgtcggaatagcctttagaaaggctattcgtctcttacctttagacatggtctccgccgcgccgttcctcagaaataccgttttttactggtatgcaaatgagttctctggcagcaatgggggcgggccccagcgcttaaatagcgatgagggcgtccccaccgttgccagagaagtgtcttctagcaccgcctccttcttcgtacACCGTGTCATGTTCAATGTTTTCTTCCCACGCAGGCTCGTAACCGAGCAGAGCAAACTACACAGGTGCATctgccacgggaaaatggctgctaacaatactgtgcaagcggccattttcccgtgcgcaatctgctctgctctgctagaagttacgagcctgcgccggaagacattgaagatgacgcggcggacgaagaaggaggcggcacatgGAGACACTTCACTgccagcggtggggacgccctcattgctgtttgagcgctggggcccgcccccatcgctgcaagagaactcatttgcataccggtaaaagacggtatttctgaggaacggtgcggcggagaccacgtctaaaggaaagagacgaatagcctttctaaaggctattccgacgtcttatccacaaaaaataaagttttaatggtagaatcactttaaatttatttaagaaaaaccttAGTATTGTTGCCCCTGGAAGCCTACCGAGGGGGGCATCTTTAATTTTTCACACGCGGCAGACATTTCTACGACTGACAATGCCAGTCTTCATCTGTGTCCCCCATTGTTTTTAGAACGGccgtgaaaaaaataaaagtgcctGTGAAATGGCCGTCGCTGTCGTGATAAGACATTAGGGTGGGCTCACATGCATCCCAAGAGGGGCTCACACCGGTATATATCTCTGCCAGCAACGCCACAGAGTAAGACATTTCCACGTCagatctgccacatgtgaattcGCCCTTCCCTATGCTCCTTTGTATGATTTTATTATGAATGAAATCTGGTTTCACTTTTTTCCACGGGACATAGAAAACCGAGCCGTACAGAGTTATACAACCAAATCCTATCAGCAATGTGACAAGAAGTGACCGCCATGATGAACTCATTGCACAATATGTTTGGGACAGTCCAGGAGCTGAAAGACGTAACAGGCCAGACACAGAGGAGCGTAGGCCAATGGTGGAGGATAGCACGAGGGGGGAATGACACCATGGTGCCCAAACAATTGGGAATTTCTTCTAGATCACATTAGGAGTTGGTGACATGTTATTAACTAAAGACCTCTACTGGGATCTTTCCTGCTATAAAGGGAGATCCTGAAGTAAAATACGGGTATGTCGGGGCCCCATCTCTTCAACCAAGAGGCCCAACAAACAAAGGACACTGGGGAGGCATTACCTCTGATAGGAGCTTTCCTGTAAGGAGTTAATAGtcagatttttatttatatgttatATGAAGATGAGTGGGGAATTAGGCCAAGGGGGGTTTGCTTTTATCCAGTGATAGGACAGTTTTATTGGGAGGggggctgtttttttgtttttttgcttaaaaCCAACCAAATAGCCCTTTATTTGACACCAATTCCATTGTACATTATCAGGCTAAGCTCAGATGTTATCATTCACACTTTATTATACACAGTAATGTATTGCTGCAGCATTGTACACCCCCGCCCGCCATCTTTGGTCACACTCCAGGGCCCAGGACTCAGTTGCCTGTATattttcatggccgttttgctTCTTTGGTGctactgttttcatggatccctcatagactcGAGTATATTGAGTTGAGAAAACAGACAAAAGTAGAACATGTCCCCTTTGTTTTGCAATAGTCCATTAAAAAGGGCCGTCAAACAGACATATGAATAACTCCATTGATATTAATGGCCCAGGTTTACTATTGCGTTTACAACTAGGCACTGGTGTCATCTTTGTACAACGCGGCACTTCTAGCTGGGATAACATTTTTCATCTTGCTAGACATGGGGTGTGACTTATACCACAGTGCAccatttttcactgtcatgtgtatgaggccttagtCTATACGGATTAGCAGGTGAATAAAATGCTAATGACCCCGTGACATGTTACACCTAGGTAGTGTATAATAGTGTGTTGGGTACATTTAGGCCGAAGTCCAACATGGTGTAAACGCCGCAGAGTttccatggcgttttacagttcctgcaaagcggatgggactatcaaatcccattcacacattgcagaaaaatacacacagcagatACGCTGTCGTTTACAAAACTGTTGCatgtttggaaatcgcagcatgtcaattgtacctacgaCAATGCTCACGGTCTGCcataggaaaactctgcggactttctgggaAAAGTGTTGCTAgagaaaatgtgatgcatttccgccGTGATttgtcttgcagcactttttcactgCGACCCGCTACATGGGGACTTAACCTTAAGAAgatttatcttaatttattcacttcattgtttacactgcgtttctatgaccacgggccccggacaacgggcttatctgctcagtcccgaagtgatgtagctgcctgctctcagggaggggctgagtgctgggagcagctctgagctgtgtatgtctctgccacagacaagcaatggagctcctcagataagggaggggggaggtgagagcttcgggatttatgagctcttatctcctgctcttccacttatcagccagtttaattgagtatggctgataagggctgagatagggagtccattacctgtgtatgtattgcaaactgactcaaatccagctctgctacatcagattcatactgtggtaattcatttacaaccaatccctcattactgactgcaaacatagcagatagcagagcaagtgaaaccccgcccaccaatgtgccgagaaatccaggaagtgaagagagcacagagcttgcaggttggtgaacaagcgagatgggaatacccctttaaggacaggtgCTGCCtctcttccatcttcttctggttttGACTTCagaaactgcattaaaaaaaaaaaaacctgaacattGTCTTAGTTGTGTCATCTTCATTGAACTTCCAATAAATTTGAGTCTGCTTTAAATGAAAGAGCCATAAAAATGTCGCAAAATTCTGGTGCAAGTATTGACCAGAATTGATGAATTCCCTCCATTGGATGTGGTGAGGAAGCAAAGAGAAACCGAAAGCACAGATCCAGGAGTCCTATTGGCTGCAGGGAATTTAGGGCACTTAGTAGATCGGGCATTTCCAGGTATCTTGTGAGCGTTCACCTTCTATTACTTGTAGTCATAGTTGTTATTACTTGTCAGCAGATTTCTTGTCATCCATGTGACTCCATAACTAATCTGAGGTCGCCGTACTACAGTCACTAGTCACCGGGGTTATACTGCTCGGAGTCTGTCACCTGTTCCATGGAATTCCCCCTGCATATAGCTCAGTATCTATGTCTGAATGTGTCTGTATTTTCCAATTATAAcctcccagcatgtaaacataACATTCCTTCTCCTCTATGTCATTCTGTCACTTCCTTGGCGGTGACATTGGTCATTATGCAAATAAGATTGGGACATTCAGGTGATGAGAGAGAAATCTTGGGCTTACTTTTAAGGCTTGCTTTATACATAGTGGAAGGGTTTTATCTgtattttgaaatatttttttatatatatatatatttcatctgtcaaaaatatgcaaaaaagtcAGTGTAAAAAcctcagggaaaaaaaacaacaatttatAAATCAAGACTTAGACTTGGGACAGACGCATGTACACGCGCAGGCGCACACTCAACATGTTCACATTCACAGCATAGTGAATGAGACGTGAACGATTACATCCACCTGCTGTGTAAAGAATTTGTTGTAATGCAAAAAGTGAATGTCAATTATTCCTGCGAGTTTTACCTGCAgattacggtcatgtaagaccagcctaaggccagggctggaaatgctgcgatttgcgcaGGAAATTtgcggcattatacagtacatgtaaagtggatgggattcatgagaatcccatgcccactatgcGGGAAATAacgcgcagttttggaaatcacagcatgtcaattctatctatggaaacaccggcggtttccccgtagatataatggtaacaaagtccgcggaggaaaactcagtgaattttctgttcaaagcactgcgggaagaactgcgatgcattgcctCCGTGCTTGTTCCCGTAGCACTTTAGAGCTGTggaacgtcccgtggggccttagcctaagtctgaCTTAGGAGAAGGCCTCACATAGCGgggacacagcaaaaaaaaaaaaaaacactgtgggataAATTGGTTTCTTCAGTGGATTAATGGCTTCTATTACACCGATAGAGAAACCGCCGGCGTTCCCAAAGGTAtaatggacacgctgcaatttctaaaactgcaaTGGTCTTGGAAATCGCCGCATGTCCACTACgcatatttttttgtattgtggTTATGGGATTCGCTATATGGGATTAGCAGCTCCAAAGCTCCTTTTATAGTTGCTGGCCTTATAATAAAGTCAGCCTGAGATCGGACTTTTTACAATAACACCTACTTATGTGTTTCTCCGCTACCCCAGACCTTTCACCAAACTTTAGACTCTATAATTTCACGTCCCCTAGTGTACACACATTTCAGATGTTTCTAGCAAGGCACAAGTATCAGCACTTTTTCACGCAAAGCCTAAAAACATTTTCGTGACCGCTTCACACCAAAAATAAGTTACAAGTTATGCCAGAAGTGTAAAGCGTGGAGCTTGGTGAACATAGGGCCATGTGCAcgcatcttagggggcgttcacactagcgtcggtgtctgacagctagggtccgatgctaatgtccacgcaaaatcttgcgtggacattagcatcagacactagctgtgtccgtacattttgcattgatttaataggacaccatgtgcgttcttttacagtccgtgtctgtccttaagcgTCCGTTCACatgtacatgtaggtttttgctgtctgcttgaaaaatcggacatctttgtgaacggacacttaaagatggacacggactgtaaaagaacgcacatgatgtcgtattaaatcaatgcaaaatgtacagacacagctagtgtccgatgctaatgtccgcgcaaggcCCCACCTGgtgttctgcagcaaaaaagcgctgtgggaaaaaacgcaacaGCAACGCATAGCggatctttccgcagcgctttagacagaaagttcgcaagggtttcctctgtggactttcagtttcaattatacctatgggaaaccgccggtgttttcatTTTGACATACTGCGACTTTCAAAACCGCGGCGTGTCCAAAGCGTGGTTTTTACCTAAAAGTGAGCATGGGActcgctaaaatcccatccactttgctgtgactgtaaaacgctgtgatttttttttttctgccacatgGGGCTCTGGCCCCAAATTCCTGAAGTAGAAGTTTTCAAtcaaattcctatatgtgaacaccccctaatgcTCTCCTGCTCTTGCTCTTGAAGTTGAATgcaggagcagcctcccaaaaatggccgccggccagcattcacacttggctctgctggagCTGGacctcttatccacaaaaaaagaggttttaatggtagaatcccttttaaagaAGTAACATCAGGAAATGCAGGGATCTATCTGCATAGGGGGCACAAAGGGGGCTCTTTACTTTGGTAGCAGAATAACAGGCAATATAAATCCGGTATCCACTATAGTCCTCTGTTTCTGTAGCTATTCCAGTAGAGGGTCTTGAAATCCAGGGTAGGGGTAAGCAGTGAGGATATTTCAAGTCGTTTCAGAGCACAGCAGTGCGGTATACTAGAATTATAGAAACTATAAAGTTGCTGTCTTCTTCAAGTGTTTAACAGGTTTCTTACCTTGCATGACAAGACTATAGATGCCAAGGGCCCATGGTATAGCGTTCTACAGGTATTGAAATACACACCTCAAACAAGAAGCTTCAATGTCCCCCAGGATAGAAGAGTCACGGCTCTTACATAATATCAGACAAAATCTGAGCAGGAAGAGATAAAAGCTTCTTAGGAAAACCTTCCACAACCGGCCTAGATAAGGAAGAAAACTCTGGAGACAAAAATAGTCCGTGTATTTCAATTTCATATCGGGGCCTTGGATATAAAGACTATAACGTATGTATATGAGAAACGTTTCTAAACTTTCCTGTATTCTTATGAGAGTCAATACAACGAGCTCTGCATCAGATTAGTTTCCTGATatgaataattgtataatataatatttaataatcaTTCTATTTTCAAGTCACAGTCCGGTAACATTTTCTGACTCTTTGCAAAACTGGCCTCACACCCATCTCTACAGCCCTGATCGGATAGGGTCACACCTGTACAATGTTATCAATCTTATAGATCAATGTATCCGATCCTCGAAAAGTAGGGTACTTGTAAGGGCTGTTTGGTCCCTGAACATAAGGCTCAGTCTATTACTTGGGGATGATATCTGTGCAGCGCTTACAAGTATCTTACTTTCTAGGATTGGATATGTTGTTCTATAGGATCATCATTTCctgtaaatttatttatatagtggccGAACGGGTCAGGCCAGCTCCAGGTTCCCGATAGTCCCAGCTTTTATGAGTTTTATACCGTTTGCACAACCCAACCAGGGAATTGCATTAGCATTTACTCCTATTATATAGAGTAACAAAGTTTCCATTTaatattccctgtcgtcccacagcAGCATAAGGccccgtattgtgctgctgttggaacTAAGGGagaacagattatctacataatcaataaATATATACTGGTACTGTAACCCGGCCATAATATACATTTACCATTGTTCAGGTCATATAAGGAGGTGTAGTTTTGAGGGGTACAATAAGTAACTTGATTTcagtctgacgctgggttcacacctgcgtttatggtctccgttctatggtttccgtcttctgcatgccagaagacggaaaccatagatcgggtccggccgtgcgcggcggtgagcgttttaggctctccgccgcgaaaccggatttttttatccggacacagagtactgcattatAAAACCCGGTACCGCGGTGGAGaacctaaaacgctcactgccgcgcacggccggacatctctctcacccattcaaatgaatgggtgagagagactcctgcaggtttccgtctcctgcctgtgttttaggcaggaaacggaaacctaagtacggagtgccgggccgcagatgtgaacgagcctttagtcCTAGCACAGTATAAATACATATATTGAGATTGCTTTTGGTTCCATAAATTTTAACAAACTTGTtactgtatttaaagaggacctttcatcagattgggcacaggcagttctatatactggtggaaagccgacagtgcgctcaattcagcacactgtcggctttcccgatctgtgccccgggtaaagcgctatcagtcctggtacctaagctctttacagtcagaagggcgttcctgacagtcagttgggaacgtccttctccacagcagcgcatatcgcactgtacagtgtgagcggggaggaatgcccccctccctctgcctacagtgctcgtccatagatgagtattatcaggaagggaggggggagttcctccccgctacacagtacagtgcgataggcgctgctgtggagaaggacgtacctgacagactgtcagaaacgcctttctgactgtaaagcactacagtaccggcaccaatagcgctttacccggtgcacagatcgggaaagccgacagtgcgccgaattcagcgcactgtcggctgtccagcagtatatagaactgcctgtgcccaaatcggtgaaaggtcctctttaaatacagtaACGAGTTTGTTAAAATTTATGGAACCAAAAGCAATCTCAATATATGTATTTATACTGTGCTAGACCCAAGACCAGTACAGAAATCTATTGCTGAGCCAAGCTGTACATTGCCATTGTACTTTGTAGCACTCAGAACTGCACCCCCTGATAGGACCTGAACAATGGTAAGAATACGCTGGGAAGTGTTTGACAAACAAGAATGCCGCCCGTCATCTAAACACAGACCATCGGCGTTAATCCAGTACTGGGCAGATGCCATCAAAGGTCAACAAAGACTTTTGGTGATTCACAGGTGACCTCTCCTCTGACTCTAGTTGTTCTCCTTCCATTTAGCCCAGAATGCAAATATTACCTTCTCACAGCAGAAAAAGGagcccatggaagtcaatgggaggcttttttttttccacaccaaattcctcaccatattcctccatgtgaatggatcctgcATGTTTTTCTGTTTTGCTATAGGATGTTGGATCTGTCATATGTTGGACATCAATGGCTCCTAATGGACAGCATTGACTATATATCGTTTCTGTTGCTTTTTGTCAAAGTATTGCTGTATTCGGTGTTACTTTGTCCTTGGTTTTTGAAGACATCTTAAGCAGAACCTCTGATGTGAATCCATAGCTTTACTACTTTTTCATGAGCAGTTTTCTGGGTAAATAGATATATGTAATAAGCTGTGAGGTTGTAGAGTCTGAGACCGGCCAGAATACAATACGTTCCCTATCTCCGTCTGTAATGTTTCCAGcgctggtggtcacacatgctgagTAACTCGGTCGCGGTCGCGCTGCACAGCGGGTATAATGAGTGACTCCTTATTAAGCAAACCCAATAATAAGAATCAGCTCATTCTCTCTGACCCTGGACACAAAAGCTTGACATTCTGACAGGTTATTAAATGAACACTAGAGGGAGCTAGAGAAGTTTGGCACTTCAATAATAAGAATTCCATatagtacaatggtccagccatctttaaaTCAATAAGGTCATATAAGGGGGCATAcacacggcgctgattctggcacaacaactcgcgtaagaatcagcgctgcaaaacagaatcccattgacttcaatgggttctgtgttacgtgcgttaaacagaatcctttgaagtcaatgggattctgttttccagtgctgattcttacgcaagttatcgtgccagaatcagcgccgcgttattcCGTGTGTATGCCCCCTAACTGTATGAGCCATTAGCtgatatctgtgaatatacagatactaagtgtaTGGAGGGCAGGGTAACGTCTATGGAGGGGTCAGATTATACATAATAAAGGATAGTTTATAGAAGGGATCAGCAACCCTCAGCACGCCACAACACCATcgtgccccattcacatctgtgtgtATAACAAATagacatgctgggacttgtagtgccacaatagctggagtgccaaagattGCTTTTACGCGGTTTAGGGCGAGAAATGTTAGCATAGTATGAGGAAAtgtagaaaagcctacaaagTTGTGCTTTAAGGTCCCATTTTTTGAGTCGGGTATTTAGTTGATTGTAGAGCACTCCGCAGCATCGGTGCATCTCAAGAGGTGGAAGTGGGATGTAGGATAACAGAGCATACAAGTGtaaggtgattgtcagaatggaGAGAACGGGATGAGGGCGGAGATCTAGGGGGAGGTCAGCACTATGGAGGGATGTGTGGGCAAGTGTGGTGGATGGGCAGCCAGGGCAGTGACCGACACAAGGTACGATgcatctgtgtagtggctgaacttaAAGGTAAGTCTGGCTGATGCATTAAGTGGAAGACCGATTAATAAGGAATAGACAAGATGAGAATGTATCAGAGCAAAGATAAGGTTTTCTGATTCTTCTAGGAGAAGAGGTCTGAGTGACATATAACCCAAGACAGCATGTATACCGCCTAGGGGTTTTGGTAACAGATAGATAGAAGGTTCATAGATGGCGGAAACACAAGAATTTCAGGTAAAGAGAAGACTCGAaattagagacagcagaggtgTTTTatagtagtgcaggggtgatgtctaaggAAGAGGCAAAGTCAGGACAATGAGGGAAAGCTTATTTTGTTGTCCCTTGCAGACGCACCATCTTAACCCCcttaggcagccatgttttccatCTCAATTTCTCTCCCTTTTCACTTTTCTTTATTATTCATGATCActgtagaaaaataaaaactaGAAGATAAATACGTGGTGATGTCATGTTCTTAGATCAGAGATTAgattattattagattatttaTCTCACTGAGGAAAGACTAAGTATAGGAAATGTCAGAATAATGCAACACTGGGCGGGGAGACACAAAATGTGACTGTTTCCTCATAGAGCTACACTGGGAATTCACCTGTTACAGACAAAGGAGTGAGTAATAGATGGAACATAAAGGCAGCGGCGGACAAACACACAGGACACTCCGTCATCTGCATGAGGAGGGAAAGGTCTAAGTAACAGTCAGGAGGAAGAAGACAAAGGAGCAACATGGGAAACTGGATTGCGAACCACTGGTTCTCTGCAGTAGTTCTGGTAAGAAATTGTGTCTATTAGTGATTATCTACATCCTTGTATTACTTGGACTGAATAGAATAATAAGAATTATATTATTACTTGTCAAAATACAATGTAACGCTGACGCATTAGAAACAGAACcttccttaggctggtcttaaactgcaattgtgggttctcaattccggaccatttgcggacacattatattcagtgcagcatcttacaccaccggatattttatccgtggtgtgttgTGACGTGACTGGGTCCGCATTGAATACCGCAGGTCCGCAAAGTCACGCACATCACGGCACGGactgttccatagaactctatgggtgtgCGCCGATAGACACGGACGTCTGTGGAATGACATTTGGAAATGAAATTTAAGTTGCTGATCAGAAAActctacggtcatgtaagaccagccttaatgttACATTCAAGAAATTCCAAACTTTAACTCAATTGATACCAATCTCCGCTCTAGATTTTATCATACATGCCCTGTATTAAGAAGTCCATGAGCGCTGACCGCAGGAGTAGCTACTTTGGGAGAGGTTTgtttattaaaggtgttttcctataTCAGACATGGATGTCTTGCAGGGGCAGGATCAATCTTGAGATCGGTGGTCCGTCACCCCAGTCCTGCGGCTGTTGCTATGAGCAGACAGATGGCGGCATATCTGCAGCTCTCTGAAAACAAGAAAGTGGTTGCGACTGTTTTCAGACAAAGCAATTGTAGAGGGTTACACATGGTCGGCCATGTCTGTATGCACAATGTCCATGGGACTGGTATCCCCAACCCTGTTCTTGAGATAGTTGCGAGTCTAAGACGTGGGGCCACATCTATAACATGTTTATGGGATATCTCGGTTCTATACCAGGTAAAACAAATCAAAATTACCAATCCGCTATTTTTTGGCTGTTTTACAttccaataaaaaaataatgaaaagcaGTTGTCATCAGACAATGCCCAAGATggaatcaataaaaactacaaaaaacTTGCCTTAGACATCTCCTAAATgcgcaaatataaaaaaaagctacaggtgtcagaatatggctgaTCGAAgaaaatattttctttttgtaATGGTAGTAAAACATAACAtaagctatataaatttggtattgccgtggTATCTGCATGTACATTATCTCCTGAGGAAACACAGGATTGGGCATGTCCAAATCCTGAATGCTCGATCCCTTGTACAAAAATCAGTGTGGCTGATGTTCATCTAATGTCTCCTGTGATATAAGGTTATATATGGTAGTGACTTATACATTATGTAACTTCTTCCCAATTCTGTAAATTCTGgttaaatagaataaaaaaagttCAGTTATCAAACAAGTTTTACTGCAAAGGATAAACATTTCCACAGTAAAGGAGCAGATAATTGTCCTTTCTAGAAAAGCTGGTTATAGAGGAATAGAACGTGTGAGAAACTATGTGAAATATTTTAGCAGACAAAGTTGCTCCTTTCAGCTCCATCCCCCCACTAAACTGACTTTCTGAAACCCCTGCCATATCCATCTCAAAACAGGCTACAGAGGACAGCGGCCTTATTCACATTAGTACAGGTCGGCACTTCTCTAGATTTTTCCCAGGAGGTTCTTGGGGCTGTTTTTTAAATAGAGCAGATtcccctctacttactgtgtgcagggtataaATTCCAGCTACAATATGCAGAGGGAAAAATTGCTAAAAACTGCTGATATCCTGAAAAGCCAGAAACAACAGTGACATGTTAAATGCACAGTATACTGTGAGAAATACAATTATGTTCGGGTTCATATGTTGTGTTTGTATTGAATACATACATTGCTTAGTATTAAATACTattaacagtggtgtaactaggaatggcggggccccatggtgaacttttgacatggggcctcctcCAAGAAGGGTATATCGGCGTgtaggctgtttgtgaataagagggtgacaagGGGTGCatggtgtgtataagcaagaggggaaatgggggtgcaagctgtgtgcgaccaagtggggaaccccccattccaccacactctttctcacacacagcctgca contains:
- the XKRX gene encoding XK-related protein 2: MESLSEAPHSAQENGGYVSVRSRTHPPLSIVTSTLLFCAEAAAACVMIAEYKRTEDAVWMSLTIVFMLVPSIMVQLTLTFIHRDLGRDRPLILLMHLLQLGPIIRCVEALIVYFKMGREEEPYVSISRKKHLRGWGQPEEEEREVGHSLRRLAIHRNAFKRTAVIQAFLGSTPQLTLQLYVCVLQRHVPAARAVLMAMSLASTTYGALVLNILAIQIKYDDYKVRLSVPAFLCIIIWRCLEIATRVTVLVLFCSALKAWVSLVALVNLIALFLLPWVYFWKSGSSLPENVEKNFSCLGTVMVLGTVTLLYSAINMFCWSAVQLNLSERDLIDQSQNWGRLSLHYTIRLLENAALILLWYFYKEDGFEYFCSPLLVVQLLVGYCAAVLFMLLFYQYFHPCRSLFSHNVSDFITCVCLRRARPTHMRIEGRETDV